A window from Drosophila mauritiana strain mau12 unplaced genomic scaffold, ASM438214v1 Y_31, whole genome shotgun sequence encodes these proteins:
- the LOC117150081 gene encoding stellate protein CG33238-like has product SVNNNNSTLLRWFLGIKGNECLCRVPIDYIQETFNQMGLEYFTETLQVILNPVFDSSLDWVFGDEEKWYGMIPARYIMSERGADDMRQKYERGDFEVCPKLSCRQKTLPVGPSDVCGKSNVKIFCTRCNDFYELRSDTQLDGAMFGT; this is encoded by the coding sequence gttcctcgggatcaagggcaacgagtgcctctgccgcgtgcccatcgactacattcaggagacgttcaaccagatgggcctggagtacttcaccgagacactgcaagtgatcctgaatccggtgttcgacagttccttggactgggtcttcggcgatgaggagaagtggtacggcatgatccCCGCCCGATACATCATGTCGGAGAGAGGCGCGGATGatatgcgccaaaagtatgagagaggggacttcgaagtgtgtccaaagctctcctgtaggcagaaaacccttcctgtgggccccagcgacgtgtgtggcaagtccaacgtgaaaatcttctgcactcgctgtaacgacttttacgagctgcgatccgatacacagctggacggagcaatgttcgggacc